The following is a genomic window from Vitis vinifera cultivar Pinot Noir 40024 chromosome 6, ASM3070453v1.
agagTCATTTATATTAACAATAgtatatgattttaaattaaatttacttaaTAGCCATTCATTTCAATACCTAGTAATCAAAGTTGTCAAGTATGAAAGGTTTGTTAaacaaagttttcaaaaataatttttaaaaataatacttacaaatagtttttaattattttaataaaaaaaattttaatttggaactaaaatatgaaaattacttttctttgtttatacaatgcaaaagttacaaaatattatttaacaTCTTTTTCAATTATAGCTCAAAACATCtacaattgaaaacaaaagttGATAATCATGTTCTCTAATTTAGAAATTTGATTTTagttataaaaattggaaattatttaaaaaatgattcccAAATATTTCCTAACTATCCAATTTtggtttataataaatttataaaaaaaaattatatatatgaatttatttttaattatgtaaatatattttaaagtcatgaaaACTCGtgaaacttaaaattaataatatttatatgaaaaataaaaaattattatatcatcATAAATGATTTTAGAATCGATACTAATGCATGCAATCGAGGAAGATAATCAGAGTTTCGAGCTCGAgtgaatcaaaattcaaatatatttaagcTAAGGGGATATTTATAGGATAAAACCGACCCGACCCACTTACCCGAGTGGTGAAAATGAGAGGGGCAAAATGGGAAATTAGAAAATGGGTCGGTGAAAGAGAAAGTGGGGCCCACATAAAGCTGGCTCGAATGGTGGGCCTCTGTTTTCGGACTccaaaaaagaatcaaattctattaaatctccatttttttattcttaaaaaaaggtagagagagagagagaccagaGAGCGAAAAGGGTTTCCCTATATATCTCTATCATCTTCGCAGGGAAACAAAAAATCTTCTGTATTCTTGGCGGATACTCCGATCTGGACTAGCGATCTACGAATTGGGTTTCTGGTTGTGTTTGGAttgagagaaaatgagagaaattatAAGCATACACATTGGCCAAGCAGGGATCCAGGTGGGAAATTCATGCTGGGAGCTCTATTGCCTCGAACATGGCATTCAACCTGATGGCATGATGCCCAGGTACCCATTTCTCAATTTTCAGTTTTTGacgcttttttcttttttttttcttttatctttttggtCTGAATTGGGTTTGGTAGAGGGTTTTgtgtttgtttggtttcttCTTATTTaatccatgttttgatgttctTAATTGTGGGTTTTTGGGAAATGTGTTGGGtgtttttgattgatttgtGGGGATTTTTTTAAGGGTTTGTTGAATTTAATCGAGATTACCATTTTCTGGGGGAGATTTCTTTGATTCGTGTGGTTGAATTGTGTTTGACTCGGTTAATTTGCTTGATCATCCATTGGAAAATggtgtacttcaaaggagagggGGGAGATTAAGAGATCTTTAATTCACTTGCTGTTCTATAAATTGATCACAGAATGGTAAACTGTTGAACAGATAACGCCATGGACTCAGAAGCACACTGTTTTGTCTCTttctatttgggtttgtggCTCAAACTCATGGACTGTATTATGATCGATATTGATTCGGCTTTGTGTCTGTAATGGGCATGGtaccttttttttctctgtaGTAGTAAAGGGAAGAATGGGGTAGTGTTATTTTGTTTATTGTGGgtcaattttggaaattttgatttCCTTCTACTATGTATTTCCTTTCTTGTGTTTGTTTTGTGGGTTGTGgcctttttctgtttttgaatTCTCAGGATATTGGAAGCAGCTTGTTGTTTTGAGGTCAGATTTGTAGCAGAAAACTTATGGACTTTAGTGTATTTGCAGTGATACTACAGTGGGCGTTGGGCACGATGCTTTCAACACCTTCTTCAGTGAGACCGGCGCAGGCAAGCATGTGCCTAGAGCGATATTTGTTGATCTGGAGCCAACTGTCATTGATGAAGTCAGGACTGGAACGTACAGGCAGCTGTTCCATCCTGAGCAACTAATTTCTGGCAAGGAGGATGCTGCGAATAATTTTGCAAGAGGACATTATACAGGTAAGCTTTGAATTCATAAATTGGCATTTCTTCTGTGTATATTTTGATGGCTTATGTGGTTTTGGTTGCGTCCTACAGTGGGGAAAGAAATCGTAGATCTATGTCTCGATCGAGTGAGGAAATTAGCTGATAACTGCACTGGCTTGCAAGGGTTTTTGGTGTTCAATGCTGTTGGTGGTGGCACTGGTTCGGGTCTGGGGTCTTTGTTGTTAGAACGTTTGTCTGTAGACTATGGAAAGAAGTCAAAGCTTGGGTTCACTATCTATCCTTCTCCCCAGGTATATAAGTTTCTAAGTTAAGACTGTGATCCCCATACCGACAGCATAAATTATGTTGCCATTATAATGATTAAAAGCAGCAAACATCCCTATATGGTATccatattaaatttaaaaagatgatGGTTGCCTTTAATATGGCCATTGtctcttttttgtttgttgAAGGTATCTcttaacttattattattattgtgaaaTCAAAGGTAAACTTGTTAttgttaaaatgaaattaattacttgaaaaaggaaaacaaacatgGCTATTCAATATGTGATTATAAGCCTTGGTGATATCGAACCTGGTTAAATCTGACATATCCTTGCTTGCAGGTCTCTACAGCAGTTGTGGAGCCTTATAACAGTGTTCTCTCCACTCATTCCCTCCTCGAACACACAGATGTAGCTGTGCTCTTGGACAATGAAGCCATTTATGATATCTGCCGTAGATCCTTAGATATTGAGAGGCCAACTTACACCAATTTGAATCGATTGATATCCCAAATCATATCGTCTTTGACCACTTCCTTAAGGTTTGATGGAGCCATTAATGTGGATATCACAGAGTTCCAGACTAATCTTGTACCATATCCTCGTATACATTTCATGCTCTCTTCATATGCCCCGGTTATCTCTGCTGAGAAAGCATATCATGAGCAGCTATCAGTTCCTGAGATCACAAATGCAGTATTTGAGCCCTCAAGTATGATGGCCAAGTGTGATCCAAGGCATGGGAAATACATGGCATGCTGCTTGATGTATCGTGGAGATGTCGTTCCCAAGGATGTTAACGCTGCTGTTGCCACCATCAAAACCAAACGGACTGTTCAATTTGTTGACTGGTAAGAAAAATGCATTAATTTGGGCAAATAATTGGGAATAGTTAGTGAGGTTGGATGAAAAATGCTAATATATGGAAATGATGTTCAAGATTGTTTAGGGCTTGCTGTTGTTATTCTTTAAATATCAGGGACATTATTTTCTGGGAGTGCTGAGGGTATATGGTGAATGGTTTTGGaccaatattttcatctaaGATGTTTTTATCAAATAAGACCAAGTCAACTCTGTCAGGTCATGCTGGCTTCCCCATGATGACATGGACCTGTTTTTGCTGTGAGTGACAGAATGGGAAGGGGCCATCATTTTGTGATTGCTTAAGTAGAGCTTAGGTGCATGATTCTCTTTCTTCTCAGCCTAAGAAAAACACTAGTCCAGTAATGGGAGATATTGTCTTCATCGGCATGGGTTGAGACTTAAACGATATTTCAATAATGTAGGTAACTTAGAGGAAGAGCCTTTGGTTTTAGAACActtatgtatgtatgtatgtaatTGTGTGTTCACCTTCAATGTTCCAAAAAAGTGAATGGTTGGTGACTCTTACTTTATTGCTGTCAACCTGTAGGTTCAGAGATTTTTCAGAACTTTATGGAAGTGATGATTGGTGTAGGATTAGGTCCCAATCATCACAATTTGGTTAGAATTGTGTTCATACCCTTCAAGCATGTGTTCTTTTCTCTCATCATCTTTTCCCAGTCTGAAAAACTTTCTTATTTGGGTTTTGTAGGTGCCCAACTGGCTTCAAATGTGGTATTAACTATCAGCCTCCCACAGTGGTA
Proteins encoded in this region:
- the LOC100260286 gene encoding tubulin alpha-5 chain, translating into MREIISIHIGQAGIQVGNSCWELYCLEHGIQPDGMMPSDTTVGVGHDAFNTFFSETGAGKHVPRAIFVDLEPTVIDEVRTGTYRQLFHPEQLISGKEDAANNFARGHYTVGKEIVDLCLDRVRKLADNCTGLQGFLVFNAVGGGTGSGLGSLLLERLSVDYGKKSKLGFTIYPSPQVSTAVVEPYNSVLSTHSLLEHTDVAVLLDNEAIYDICRRSLDIERPTYTNLNRLISQIISSLTTSLRFDGAINVDITEFQTNLVPYPRIHFMLSSYAPVISAEKAYHEQLSVPEITNAVFEPSSMMAKCDPRHGKYMACCLMYRGDVVPKDVNAAVATIKTKRTVQFVDWCPTGFKCGINYQPPTVVPGGDLAKVQRAVCMISNNTAVAEVFSRIDHKFDLMYAKRAFVHWYVGEGMEEGEFSEAREDLAALEKDYEEVGAEGVDDDEEAEDY